The segment ACACCCGCCGACCCCGCGATCAGCTTCGGCGACGACCCGCTGCGGATGCTGCGCGCCGCCCGTTTCAGCGCGCAGCTGGGCTTCGACGTCGAACCCGCCACGCTCGCGGCGATCGCCGAGCTGCGCGACACGCTGCGGATCGTGAGCCCCGAGCGCATCCAGGGCGAGCTCGTGCGGCTCATGCAGACCGACGATCCGGTGCGCGGCATCCGCGTGCTCGTCGAGACCGGGCTGATCGACGAGTTCCTGCCCGAGATCCCCGCCCTTCGCCTCGAAGTCGACGAGCACCACCACCACAAAGACGTCTACGAGCATTCGCTCACCGCCCTGGAGCAGGCGATTGCGCTGGAGCGCTCGCGGCATCCGGATGCGCCGGCGGATGCGACGCTGCGCCTGGCCGTGCTGCTGCACGACATCGGCAAGCCCCGCACTCGCAAGCTCGAGAGCGGCGGGGCCGTGACCTTCCACCACCACGACGTCGTCGGGGCGCGGATGGCCCGCAAACGTCTGCAGACCCTGCGCTTCGACAAGGAGACCACGGATGTCGTGGCCACCCTGATCGAGCTGCACCTGCGCTTCTTCGGCTACGCGGAGGGCGCGTGGACCGACTCGGCCGTGCGCCGGTACGTGCGCGACGCGGGCGACCAGCTCGAACGCCTGCACATCCTCACCCGCGCCGATGTCACCACCCGCAACAGGCGCAAGGCCGCGCGCCTGGCCGCCGCCTACGACGACATCGAGCGCCGCATCGCCGAGCTGAGCGCGCAGGAGGAGCTCGACGCCATCCGCCCGGAGCTCGACGGCAACGACATCCAGCGCATCCTCGGCATCCGCCCCGGCCGCGAGGTGGGGGCGGCGTACAAGTTCCTGCTCGACCTGCGCCTGGACGAGGGTGTGATCGGCCCGGATGCCGTCGAGCAGCGCCTGCGCGAATGGTGGGCCGCCCGGGGCTGAGCGCGCCTGCGAGCGCGGCGTCGGCTCAGCGCAGTTTCGGTACGACGATAGGCAACTCGTCGGCGACGAGCTCGAAGTCCTTCGGGTTGAGCGTGAGCACCCCTGCCCCGAGGGAGAGCGCGTGCCCGGCGAGCAGGGTGTCGATGCTGCGGGCGTGTGCGGGCCGGACCTTGGACACGGTGGCGGCGAGCGCCGCATACGCCTCGGCGGCTCGATCGGTGAAAGGAAGCCACGAGGGCGCGAGCAGTTGCTCGATGCGGGTGATGGTGGCACGCCGACGTCGGCGCTGTTCCGCATCCGATGCGCTCTGCACACCGAATCGAAGCTCCGCGTAACTCAGCGCGCTGACGACGAGGTCGTCCTCCGGGAGGAGAACGTCGTCGATGCGGATGAGGACGTTCGTATCGAGGAGGATCATAAGCGATCGGCGGCCCGCTCCCGTGCCAGCTGCTCCGCGCGCTCCCACGGGTCGATGAGGCTGTCGTCGAGTATCGGATTCTCGCGATCGGCCTCGAGTTCGGCGGCCCACTCACGAGCCGCGCGGAGCTGCTCCTCCGTCGGCGGATGCGCATCGATCCACGCGTTGATTTCGTCGCCTCGGATAGTCCAGGCTCGCACGCCCAGCCGCTCCCGCGCGGATGCCTCGAGGCCGCTCTCATCTCCGGAGGCGGTGCGCGACAGGATCTCGCGCACTTCGGCCTCCATGGATCGGGCGTTGCGTTTGGCGCGCGCCTTCAGCGCATCCACCACCTCATCGGGGATGTTGCGGATCGTGATCGCAGCCATGACGAACCTCCTGCAAGCATAATGCTAGCAGGATGCATCAGTGTGCGTAAGGCGCCACATCGTCGTCTTCGGGCGACGGCGGCTCTTCGCCGCGCAGTGCCGCCTCGACGAGGTGCGTCAGGTCGATGCTGATGATCCGCTCCGGCGTGCTCACGGCGCAGGGCTTTCGTCGGCCGGCGCCTCGGTGGGCTCGGCGACGGGTGTGGGCGTCGGACTGGGCACGGGCGTCGGCGCGGGGGCGGTGATGCCCCGGTCGGGCGCGCGCAGGAACGGCGGCGTCGCATCCCTCGCCGCATCCGGATCGACGGTTCCGGTGGCGGGATCGACCGGGGCGATGCGCAGGGGGTAGACGTTCCAGACGGCATCGCCGCGGGCATCGCGCAGCGGGATCAGGGCGTTCTCGCCGCCTCGCCAGTACCAGCTCTCTGCGCTGTCGTCGATCATCGCGCTGGCCTCCCCGAAGATGTCCAGGGGCGTTCCGCGGTCGGTGAAGATCTGCGCACCGGACACCAGCGCGCCGTCCGCGTCGTAGACGAAGAGGTTGCCGACCTGCTCGCCGTCGAGGGTGAGGCCGGGTGCGAAGCCCGGCTCTGCCGAGTCGGAGACGTAGAGCGGTGCGGTCACCGCGTTCCACCCCCACGGAAGCGCGATGATCGCGACGATGCTCAACACGGTGCGGATGTGGCGCCACGCACCACCGGGCAGCCACCGGCCGCGACCCCATTGCACGCTCACCACGACGAACAGCAGGAGCAGCGCCCACGCCACGAGGAACATCGGGAACGAGTTCTGGCCGGCGAGACTGTCCCGTCTGATGCCGAAGATCGCGGCCACGATCACATACAGCCCCACCCCGCGCAGCACCCACCACACCGGGCGCAGCGCGATGAGGAAGTCGAGCAGCCATGCGCCGAACGGTGAGGTGCGGATCTTCGCGAGCAGTCTTGCCCCGCCGCCCGCGATGCGCGTGCCCAGCCGCTCGCGCGGCGGCGTCGACGACCGCTCAGGCAATCCGGCAGCGACGCGCAACTCGTGCGCGTAGGCGGCCGGGTCGCCCAGCTCGAGGGCTCCCCCTGCATCCTCGGCCTGGTCTGTGAGGTCGCCCTCGAGCCCTCCGACGAGGTCGTCGATCTCCTCCGACGAGAGGTCGGCCAGCTCTGCGCGCACGGCCTCGGCGAAGGCGCGGATCCGCTCCGCGGCGGGAAGGGTGGTGTCGTTCATCGCTTCGCTCCGGTCTCGGTGTCGGTGTCGGTGGCGGTCTCGTCGGGAGAGGGATGGAACAGGGGAGGTTCGCCCGCAAAGGCGGATGCGGCGTGTGCCGGCACCCGCGCAGAAACATGCGGGGCGAGCAGCTGAGACATCGCGACGGCGAACCGCACCCAGGTGGCGCTCTGCTCGTCGAGCATCCGTTGGCCCTGGCTGGTGATGGCGTAGTACTTGCGGTGCGGGCCGCCCTCGGAGGGCACGACATAGCTGGAGAGCGCGCCGCCCGCGTACAGCCGGCGCAGGGTGCCGTACACGGAGGCGTCGCCGACGTCGCCGATGCCGACGTCGCGCAGCCGGCGCACGATGTCGTATCCGTAGCCGTCTTCATCGCGGACAACGGCGAGCACCGCGAGATCCAGCACGCCCTTGAGCAATTGCGTCGTGTCCATCGCGCTCCTCCGTCGGATTCTCTTGCTTCGCGCAGCACACTACCACGCATAACGCAGTAGTGTCGAGAAGGCACTACCGGTGTCACCTCGGGATAAGGGGATGCGCGGATCGTTGCGGAACCGAGTCCCTCGGATCGTGAGACGCGCGCCTAGGATGGATCCGTCCGCGCGACAGTGGTGTCGCGCGAGTTCCAAACCCTGGCCGCGGCGATCGCGGCCTCGGAACGCACACAGCACAGATACAGAGGTGTACATGTCACTGCACAGCACTCGCGGCCGGCTCGGCCTCGTCATCGGCGCGCTCGGCGCGTCGGCGCTCGTCCTCTCGGGATGCGCCACCAGCAGCACCGGCGGGGGCGGCGACGAGGGATCCGGCGGAGGCGGCGGCGAGATCATCGTCGGCACCACCGACAAGATCACCTCGCTCGACCCGGCGTTCTCGTACGACAACGGGTCGTTCGCCGTGATGAACCAGATCTACCCGTTCCTCATGAACAGCGACTACGGCTCGGCCGAGATCGAGCCCGACATCGCCGAGTCGGCCGAGTTCACCTCTCCCACCGAGTTCACCGTGAAGCTCAAGTCGGGACTCACGTTCGCCAACGGCAACGAGCTCACCTCCAGCGACGTGAAGTTCTCCTTCGACCGCATGGTGGCCATCAACGACCCCAACGGCCCTGCGTCGCTGCTCGGCAACCTCGCAAGCGTCGAGGCGCCCGACGACACCACGGTCGTGTTCACGCTCAAGAACGGCAACGACCAGATCTGGCCGCAGATCCTCTCGAGCCCGGCCGGCCCGATCGTCGACGAAGACGTCTTCTCGGCGGATGCGCTCACCGAGGACTCCGCGATCGTCGACGGCAAGGCCTTCGCCGGCCAGTACGAGATCACCAACTACAAGGTCAACGAGCTCATCGCCTACAAGCCCTTCGCCGACTACCAGGGTCTGCTGCCGGAGGCGGCGAACGACGGCGTGACCGTGAAGTACTACGCCGATGCGTCGAACCTGAAGCTCGCGATCGGCAACGGCGACATCGACGTGGCCTTCCGCAGCCTCTCGGCCACCGACATCGACGACCTCGCCGGCAACGACAAGGTCAAGGTCGTCGACGGCCCCGGCGGCGAGATCCGCTACATCGTGTTCAACTTCAACACGATGCCGTACGGCGCGACCACGCCCGAGGCCGATGCGGCCAAGGCGCAGGCCGTGCGTCAGGCGGCCGCGGCTCTCCTGGACCGCGAGGCGATCGCGAAGGACGTCTACAAGGACACCTTCTCGCCGCTGTACTCGTTCGTGCCCGAGGGTCTTCCCGGCGCGACCGAGCCGCTCAAGGAGCTCTACGGAGACGGCAACGGCGGCCCCTCGCTCGAGCAGGCCACGAAGCTGCTCGCGGATGCCGGAGTCACCACGCCCGTCTCGCTCAGCCTGCAGTACAACGGCGACCACTACGGTCCGTCGTCGGGTGACGAGTACGCGGCCGTGAAGGCGCAGCTGGAAGAGGGCGGGCTGTTCTCCGTCGACCTGCAGCAGACCGAGTGGGTGCAGTACTCCGACGACCGCGTCGCCGACGTGTACCCGGCCTACCAGCTGGGCTGGTTCCCGGACTACTCCGATGCCGACAACTACCTGTCGCCGTTCTTCCTCACGGAGAACTTCCTCAGCAACCACTACTCCAACCAGGAGGTCAACGACCTCATCGTCGCCTCGCAGACCGAGGGCGACGCCGACAAGCGGCTGGAGATGATCGGCCAGATCCAGGATCTCGTCGCAAACGACTTGTCGACCCTGCCGTTCCTGCAGGGCAAGCAGGTCGCCGTGGTCGGGGCCGACGTGCAGGGCACCACGCTCGACGCGTCGTTCAAGTTCCGGTACGCACCGCTGTCGAAGTAAGCCGCACGGCTCGGGGGCGTCGCGCAATCCGCGGCGGCGCCCCCGGTCGAGCGACCCGAACGAAGGACCTCATGGCTGTAGAAGCCCTCGCGCCCGACGTCGCCACCCCCGCCGTCAGACCCGCACGAGGCGGTGGCGGACTGTGGCGATACATCCTCATCCGCCTCGTCCTCATCATCCCGACCGTGCTCATCCTGGTCACGCTCGTGTTCTTCCTCATGCGCCTCACGGGCGATCCGATCACGGCGGCCCTCGGCGGTCGCCTGCCCGCCGAGCAGCTCGCGCAGCGCATCCACGACGCCGGCTACGACCGGCCCGTGCTCGTGCAGTACTTCGAGTACCTCGGCGCGATCCTCGTGGGCGACTTCGGCACGACGCTCACCGATCACCGGCCCGTCGTCGGCATCCTGCTGCAGTACGGATCGGCCACGCTCGAGCTCGCGATCTATGCGCTGATCGTCGCGTTCATCATCAGCATCCCGCTGGGCCTGCTCGCCGCCTACCGCCGCGACAAGTGGCAGGATGCGTCGCTGCGGATCATGGCGATCCTCGGATATGCGACCCCCATCTTCTTCGTCGGCCTGCTGCTCAAGCTCGTCTTCTCGGTCTGGCTGGGCTGGCTGCCCGTCTCGGGCCGGGGCAGCACCCGCACCGAACTGCTCATGAGCGGGGTGAATACGCCGAGCGGCATATATCTGCTGGATGCGATCCGCCTCGGCAACGGCGATGCCGTTCTCGACGTGCTGTGGCACGCGATCCTGCCCGCCGTCGCCCTCGGCATCCTCACCGCCGGAGTGTTCCTGCGCCTCGTGCGCACCAACGTCATCGGCACACTCGGCCAGCAGTACGTCACCTCGGGCCGGTCGCGCGGCGTGAGCGAGTACCGCCTGGTCACCAAGCACGCCTTTCGCCCTGCGCTCATCCCGATCATCACGGTCATGGGACTGCAGGTCGCGCTGCTGCTGGCGGGCGCGGTGCTCACCGAGACGACGTTCGAATGGAAGGGGATCGGCTTCATGCTGGCCGAGTACCTCAAGGCGCGCGACTTCGTGGCCGTGCAGGGCATCGTGGTGATGATCGCGGTCATCGTCGCGGTGACGAACTTCCTCGTCGACGTCGTCGCCGCCATGATCGACCCGCGAGTGCGGTACTAGGAGGGATGCCGATATGACGATCGACCGCAACCTCCCCACCCCCGACACCGCCGTGCTGGGCGCCGTGACTCCCCGCGAGCGGCGATGGCGTGAGCGTCTGCCCGTGATCTCGCAGCTGCGCCAGAGCGTCGGCCTGCAACGCGGGATGCTCATCGCCGGCCTGGTGATCACCGGATTCTTCATCGTGGTCGCCCTGCTCGCCCCGTGGCTCGCGCCGTACTCGTGGGCGCAGCAGGCCGTCGACGGGGTGAAGTTCGGCACGCAGCAGCCCCCGAACGCGACGAACCTGCTCGGCACGACCGTCTCGGGCTTCGACGTGCTCTCCCGCGTGATCTGGGGCTCGCAGACCGCGCTACTGGTGATCCTCGCCGCCATCGTGTGCTCGATCTTCATCGGCATCGCGCTGGGTGTGCTCTCCGGCTACTTCGGCGGCTGGCTCGACCGCATCCTCGTCGTCGTCTGCGACGCGATCTACGCCTTCCCCTCGCTGCTGCTCGCGATCGTCATGTCGATCGTCATCAGCCACGGACGCTCGACCCTTGCCGGCGGCATCTGGGCGACGGCGCTGTCGATCACGGTGGTGTTCGTGCCGCAGTACTTCCGGGTGATCCGATCCGAGGTGGTGCGGGTCAAGTCCGAGCCGTTCGTCGAGTCGGCGCGCGTGATCGGTGTGCCGATCGGGCGCATCCTCGTGCGGCACGTGCTGCGCAACTCGACGCGTTCGCTTCCCGTGGTCGTCACTCTCAACGCGTCCGAGGCGCTGCTGACGCTGGCGGGCCTCGGCTTCCTCGGCTTCGGCATCGAGGCGACCTCGGCCGCGGAATGGGGATACGACCTCAACCGCGCCGTGGCCGATGTGACCAGCGGCATCTGGTGGACGAGCATCTTCCCCGGTGTGGCGATCGTGCTCGTCGTGCTCGGCGTGACCCTGGTGGGCGAGAGCCTGAACGACCTCAGCGATCCGCGGCTGCGCACGCGCCGTCGCGCGGGAGGAGCATCATGACCGACGTCGCCGAGATCCAGGATCTGCGGATCGCCTTCGCCACCGACGGCGAGCCCGTGCAGGCCGTCAACGGCATCTCGTTGCGCGCGCACGCGGGCGAGGTCGTCGCGATCGTCGGAGAGTCCGGGTCGGGAAAGACCGTCACCGCCAACGCGCTGCTCGGCCTGCTGCCCGAGACGGCGACGATGTCGGGCGCCGTGGTCGTGCGCTCGCGCGAGGGCGGCGAGACGGATGTCGTGCACGCCGGCCCCGCGAAGCTGCGGGCCATGCGCGGGCGCGATGCGGCGATGGTGTTCCAAGAGCCGTCGACCGCGCTGAACCCCGTGTACTCGGTGGGGTGGCAGATCGCGGAAGGACTGCGCGCGCACGGCACGATCTCGAAGAAGGAGGCGCGTCGCCGCGCCGTCGAGATCCTGCAGCGGGTGGGCATCCCGGATGCCGCGCAGCGCGTCGACGACTATCCGCATCAGTTCTCCGGCGGGCAGAAGCAGCGCATCGTCATCGCCATGGCGCTCGTGCTGGATGCCGGGCTCATCATCGCCGACGAGCCGACGACGGCGCTGGATGTGACGGTGCAGGCCGAGATCCTCGACCTGCTGCGCACGTGTCGCGACGAGTTCGGCGCGACGATCGTGCTCATCACGCACAACATGGGCGTGGTGGCCGATCTCGCCGACCGCGTCGTGGTGATGTACCGCGGCGACATCGTCGAAGAGGCCCCGGTGCTCGAACTGTTCGCGAATCCGCAGCAGGAGTACACCCGCCAGCTGCTCGCCGCCGTGCCGCATGTCGGGCAGGGGAAGTCGGCGTCAGATGCCGTCCCCTCGGTCATCGAGCGAGCGGAGCGAGACGAAACGTCGCGAGCCGCCTCGGAACCGGCCTCGCCATCCGCCCCCGAGGGCAGCCTCATCGTCGCCGAACGGTGCGAGATCGGCTATCCCGGCCGGTTCGGCCGCGGCGGGGTCGTGGCCGTCAAGGGCGTCGACTTCCACGTCGGCCCGCGCGAGGTCGTGGGTCTGGTGGGTGAGTCGGGATCGGGCAAGACCACGATCGGCCGTGCCGTCGTGGGGCTCACCCAGGTGATGGGCGGTTCCCTGCGCGTGCTCGGGCAGGAGATGAACGGTGTGAAGACCCGCCAGCTCGGGCCTCTGCGCCCCGAGGTCGGGTTCGTGTTCCAGGATCCGGCGACGAGTTTCAACCCGCTGCTCACGATCGCGGAGTGCATCGCCGAGCCGCTGGTCGTGCACCGGAGGGTGTCGAACGCGGCCGAGGCGCGGCGCAAGGTGGACGCGCTGCTCGATGCCGTGCGCCTGCCGACGACGTTCGGCGACCGGTACCCGCACGAGCTCTCCGGAGGGCAGCGCCAGCGCGCATCCCTCGCCCGCGCCCTGGCGCTGGATCCGAAGCTGCTCATCGCCGACGAGCCCACGAGTGCGCTCGACGTGTCGGTGCAGGCCACGGTGCTGGAGCTGTTCGTGCAGCTGCAGGCCGAGCTCGGCTTCGCGTCGCTGTTCATCAGTCACGACCTCGCCGTGATCGACGCCGTGTCGGACCGGATCATCGTGCTGCAGCGCGGCGAGATCCGCGAGCAGGGCACGACGGCGCAGGTGCTGAACGACCCGCGCGACGGATACACGAAGGAGCTGCTCGCGGCCCTCCCCGTTCCCGACCCCGTCGAGCAGGCCGAGCGCCGCGCTCTGTGGCAGCAGGTGCGCCGCCGCTAGAGCCATCCGCTGCCCCTTTCCCGCTGACCCGACTTCCCGAATGCCCCGAGGCGGCAGGGTACGCCGCCGGGTCGTGCGGGTGGCGACAACGACTGACACCTCGGTACGAGGGTGAGGGCCGGCCTCAGTGCGCGAACACGCGCAGGGCCTGCAGCAGGATCCAGCCGAACACGAGCACCATGCCGACGACCGCGACCCACGATCCGGTGCGCTTCAGACGTCGTCCCTGCGGCGCGACGCCCGGCGGCGGCGCGAGCAGCGGGGCCGGGGCGGCGGGTGCGCCTGTCGCGGAGGAGGGGATTGCGGATGCCGCGAACGCGGCGGGTGCGGATTCGGCGCGCAACCGTTCGTCGCGCCAGCGCGCCCACTGGTCGAACTTCTGCAGCACGGCGCCGACCGTGCTGAACAGCTGCGCCCAGCGGGCGGGTTCGAGCGTGCTGATCTTCGCATCCTTGGCGTAGAGGAACAGCCAGTCGTCGACGATCTCGACGTCGAACTGCGAGGCGTTGTCCATGAAGCGCGCCATGATGTCGGGTGTGAACAGGTATAGCGCGTCGCGTTCGTAGCCTTCGGGGCAGTACAGGGCGAAGTACTGGTCGAAGTCGCCCTCCAGCGACAGGCGCTGGTGCTTGCCGAACCGCACAGGCAGGTTGGATCCGAACAGGCCGTTGTTCGAGACGGCGTCGAGCACGATGTTCGGCAGCGGCACATCCAGCTTGATCGCCACGTAACCCCAGTGGTGGGTGGTGGAGTTCTTTCCCGAGCCGGTCGTGTACTGGTAGTTGGCGAACTCGACGAAGCGTGGGCGCTCGCCGCGCACGAGGTCGTCGGAGCGCCTCGACCGGCCGTCATGGAAGATCATGCCCGGCAGCTGCGGATCGGCGAGCGACGGCACGTACGACATGGCGTTGGCCTCGGCGAAGGTGTGCAGGCGATACCGGCGGATGCGCGTGGCACGCCGCACCGCGATGAACACGGCGGTGCCGATGACCAGCACGGCGACGATCACGATGATGAACAGCGGAGCGGATGCCTGCCCGCTCGCGACGAGCGAGCCGACGACCGTGATCGCCACCACGAAGGCGACGACGGCCATGATCGCGCCGACGACGTATCCGAGCATGGCGGATGCGGAGGGCCCGGACGACGCGGAGGCGGATGCCTTCGATCGCCGTGCGTAGTCGGCCAGGGCGGCGCGATCGATCGGGTCGGTCAGTGGCCGTGCATCGAACGGATACGCGGCGCCGTTGCTCGCGGTCTCCGGCACAGTCATTCCTCCACGGTAACCCGTCCGTTCCGGGCGTACGGCCGCGCAGTGCTCTCTCGCATTGCTCTCCCGCAGAGGGCCGCGCACGGATAACCTGAGCGCGTGACCGTGCTCATCGCCTTCCTCGCCAACATCCTGGTCGCCATCGCCAAGACGGTGGCGGCCGCGATCACCGCCTCGGCGTCGATGGTGGC is part of the Microbacterium pseudoresistens genome and harbors:
- a CDS encoding ABC transporter permease; this encodes MTIDRNLPTPDTAVLGAVTPRERRWRERLPVISQLRQSVGLQRGMLIAGLVITGFFIVVALLAPWLAPYSWAQQAVDGVKFGTQQPPNATNLLGTTVSGFDVLSRVIWGSQTALLVILAAIVCSIFIGIALGVLSGYFGGWLDRILVVVCDAIYAFPSLLLAIVMSIVISHGRSTLAGGIWATALSITVVFVPQYFRVIRSEVVRVKSEPFVESARVIGVPIGRILVRHVLRNSTRSLPVVVTLNASEALLTLAGLGFLGFGIEATSAAEWGYDLNRAVADVTSGIWWTSIFPGVAIVLVVLGVTLVGESLNDLSDPRLRTRRRAGGAS
- a CDS encoding dipeptide ABC transporter ATP-binding protein; translation: MTDVAEIQDLRIAFATDGEPVQAVNGISLRAHAGEVVAIVGESGSGKTVTANALLGLLPETATMSGAVVVRSREGGETDVVHAGPAKLRAMRGRDAAMVFQEPSTALNPVYSVGWQIAEGLRAHGTISKKEARRRAVEILQRVGIPDAAQRVDDYPHQFSGGQKQRIVIAMALVLDAGLIIADEPTTALDVTVQAEILDLLRTCRDEFGATIVLITHNMGVVADLADRVVVMYRGDIVEEAPVLELFANPQQEYTRQLLAAVPHVGQGKSASDAVPSVIERAERDETSRAASEPASPSAPEGSLIVAERCEIGYPGRFGRGGVVAVKGVDFHVGPREVVGLVGESGSGKTTIGRAVVGLTQVMGGSLRVLGQEMNGVKTRQLGPLRPEVGFVFQDPATSFNPLLTIAECIAEPLVVHRRVSNAAEARRKVDALLDAVRLPTTFGDRYPHELSGGQRQRASLARALALDPKLLIADEPTSALDVSVQATVLELFVQLQAELGFASLFISHDLAVIDAVSDRIIVLQRGEIREQGTTAQVLNDPRDGYTKELLAALPVPDPVEQAERRALWQQVRRR
- a CDS encoding ABC transporter permease — encoded protein: MAVEALAPDVATPAVRPARGGGGLWRYILIRLVLIIPTVLILVTLVFFLMRLTGDPITAALGGRLPAEQLAQRIHDAGYDRPVLVQYFEYLGAILVGDFGTTLTDHRPVVGILLQYGSATLELAIYALIVAFIISIPLGLLAAYRRDKWQDASLRIMAILGYATPIFFVGLLLKLVFSVWLGWLPVSGRGSTRTELLMSGVNTPSGIYLLDAIRLGNGDAVLDVLWHAILPAVALGILTAGVFLRLVRTNVIGTLGQQYVTSGRSRGVSEYRLVTKHAFRPALIPIITVMGLQVALLLAGAVLTETTFEWKGIGFMLAEYLKARDFVAVQGIVVMIAVIVAVTNFLVDVVAAMIDPRVRY
- a CDS encoding ABC transporter substrate-binding protein, with translation MSLHSTRGRLGLVIGALGASALVLSGCATSSTGGGGDEGSGGGGGEIIVGTTDKITSLDPAFSYDNGSFAVMNQIYPFLMNSDYGSAEIEPDIAESAEFTSPTEFTVKLKSGLTFANGNELTSSDVKFSFDRMVAINDPNGPASLLGNLASVEAPDDTTVVFTLKNGNDQIWPQILSSPAGPIVDEDVFSADALTEDSAIVDGKAFAGQYEITNYKVNELIAYKPFADYQGLLPEAANDGVTVKYYADASNLKLAIGNGDIDVAFRSLSATDIDDLAGNDKVKVVDGPGGEIRYIVFNFNTMPYGATTPEADAAKAQAVRQAAAALLDREAIAKDVYKDTFSPLYSFVPEGLPGATEPLKELYGDGNGGPSLEQATKLLADAGVTTPVSLSLQYNGDHYGPSSGDEYAAVKAQLEEGGLFSVDLQQTEWVQYSDDRVADVYPAYQLGWFPDYSDADNYLSPFFLTENFLSNHYSNQEVNDLIVASQTEGDADKRLEMIGQIQDLVANDLSTLPFLQGKQVAVVGADVQGTTLDASFKFRYAPLSK
- a CDS encoding CCA tRNA nucleotidyltransferase, whose product is MLTMADGLARLGALAEDPVVRTLATAFADAGFEFAVVGGPVRDALLGRDTHDLDFTTDARPDDILRIVTPLSTAQWDIGREFGTIGARVRGEQVEITTHRADSYDGATRKPTVSFGDTIDGDLVRRDFTVNAMALRVPEVKLIDPTGGVEDLVAGRLRTPADPAISFGDDPLRMLRAARFSAQLGFDVEPATLAAIAELRDTLRIVSPERIQGELVRLMQTDDPVRGIRVLVETGLIDEFLPEIPALRLEVDEHHHHKDVYEHSLTALEQAIALERSRHPDAPADATLRLAVLLHDIGKPRTRKLESGGAVTFHHHDVVGARMARKRLQTLRFDKETTDVVATLIELHLRFFGYAEGAWTDSAVRRYVRDAGDQLERLHILTRADVTTRNRRKAARLAAAYDDIERRIAELSAQEELDAIRPELDGNDIQRILGIRPGREVGAAYKFLLDLRLDEGVIGPDAVEQRLREWWAARG
- a CDS encoding FitA-like ribbon-helix-helix domain-containing protein, which codes for MAAITIRNIPDEVVDALKARAKRNARSMEAEVREILSRTASGDESGLEASARERLGVRAWTIRGDEINAWIDAHPPTEEQLRAAREWAAELEADRENPILDDSLIDPWERAEQLARERAADRL
- a CDS encoding type II toxin-antitoxin system VapC family toxin, translated to MILLDTNVLIRIDDVLLPEDDLVVSALSYAELRFGVQSASDAEQRRRRRATITRIEQLLAPSWLPFTDRAAEAYAALAATVSKVRPAHARSIDTLLAGHALSLGAGVLTLNPKDFELVADELPIVVPKLR